The following proteins are encoded in a genomic region of Coffea eugenioides isolate CCC68of chromosome 6, Ceug_1.0, whole genome shotgun sequence:
- the LOC113774148 gene encoding uncharacterized protein LOC113774148, producing the protein MANARTLRELAAPDLNQQPLCITFPTLNDNTPFELKSGLIHLLPSFHGLPGEEPYKHLQEFDVVCNSMKPPDITEKQIKMRAFPFSLKDWLYYLPPGSITTWDQLKKKFLNKYFPASRSASLRKEICGIKQHPSESLYEYWERFKKLCNKCPQHQISEQLLIQYFYEGLLFRDRSIIDATSGGALVNKTPWEARELIEGMAANSQQFGTREDVPIRKVNEVETSSIQQQLTELTSFVRQLVVGNTFQAKVCGICTDMGHSTDMCPMMQEEGAEQVNMTGYVPAPRRPYDPYSSTYNPGWRDHPNLSYGGNIQSNFVPNRQQGYQQQYQPRPPPPPSSSPSLEEMMKQLITTISQNQQRTDSEMSGKEVQGPELVTPKDKDEEKIEKELEAENTSTKDPRLEKPKKQDKEKEILEVFRKVEINIPLLDAIKQLPKYAKFLRDLCVNRKRLRGDERIIVRKNVSAVLQRKLPPKCGDPGASINVMPKSMYASLNLGPLKEIEIIIQLADRTNAYPDGLIEDVLVKVNELIFPADFYVLDMDDDHSPDPSHLLLGRPFLSTAQTKIDVNKGTLDKFKFTENKYKGMETLYEVKRSRKLRKEAAVKGYLDPGGGPPISRKTELHLV; encoded by the exons attaagggagttggctgctcctgatttaaaCCAGCAGCCTTTATGCATTACATTCCCCACTTTAAATGATAACACcccatttgagttaaaatctggacTAATTCATCTTCTACCATCTTTTCATGGATTACCAGGTGAGGAGCCATATAAACATTTGCAGGAGTTTGATGTCGTGTGCAACAGTATGAAGCCCCCGGACATTAcagaaaagcaaataaaaatgagggcattcccCTTTTCCTTGAAGGACTGGTTGTACTACCTACCACCAGGTAGCATCACAACGTGGGACcagttgaagaaaaaatttttaaataaatattttcctGCATCCAGATCTGCGAgtctaaggaaagaaatttgcgGGATCAAGCAACACCCAAGCGAGTCACTCTATGAGTATTGGGAGCGGTTCAAGAAGTTGTGCAACAAGTGCCCCCAGCACCAAATAAGTGAGCAGTTGCTCATacagtatttttatgaggggcTCCTTTTCAGAGACAGGAGCATAATTGATGCTACAAGTGGAGGGGCATTGGTGAACAAAACCCCTTGGGAAGCAAGGGAGTTAATAGAGGGGATGGCAGCGAATTCACAACAATTCGGTACGAGAGAGGATGTCCCAATACGCAAGGTGAATGAGGTAGAAACATCCTCTATTCAGCAGCAGCTAACTGAGTTGACCTCGTTTGTTAGGCAACTGGTTGTAGGAAATACATTTCAGGCCAAGGTGTGCGGGATTTGCACTGATATGGGTCATTCTACAGACATGTGTCCAATGATGCAAGAGGAGGGTGCAGAGCAAGTGAACATGACAGGTTACGTGCCCGCGCCAAGAAGGCCCTATGACCCCTATTCAAGTACCTACAACCCTGGTTGGAGGGACCACCCTAACCTCAGCTATGGAGGGAACATACAGTCCAATTTCGTGCCTAATAGACAACAAGGGTACCAGCAGCAGTACCAACCCCGACCACCTCCACCACCGAGCTCTAGTCCATCtttggaggagatgatgaaacaaCTAATAACAACCATCTcgcaaaatcagcaaaggacaGATTCGGAAAT GAGCGGGAAGGAAGTTCAGGGGCCCGAACTCGTGACTCCAAAGGATAAGGACGAAGAGAAGATTGAGAAAGAACTTGAGGCAGAGAATACAAGTACCAAAGATCCAAG GTTGGAGAAACCGAAGAAGCAGGACAAAGAGAAGGAGATCCTAGAGGTGTTCCGCAAGGTAGAGATCAATATCCCCTTATTAGATGCCATCAAACAATTGCCGAAGTATGCAAAATTTTTGAGAGACCTATGTGTCAACCGAAAGCGGCTGAGGGGAGACGAAAGGATCATTGTTAGGAAGAATGTGTCAGCAGTTCTCCAAAGGAAGCTTCCACCAAAGTGCGGGGATCCAG GAGCATCGATCAACGTAATGCCTAAATCTATGTATGCTTCTCTGAACCTCGGTCCATTAAAAGAAATCGaaataataattcaattagctgaccgaACAAATGCATACCCTGATGGGTTGATAGAAGATGTGCTGGTTAAAGTTAATGAATTGATATTCCCGGCTGActtttatgtacttgacatggatgatgatcaTTCCCCTGACCCCTCACATTTGCTACTAGGTAGACCCTTTTTGAGCACAGCACAGACAAAAATTGACGTTAATAAGGGTACATT ggataaattcaaatttactgAGAACAAGTATAAGGGGATGGAAACACTGTATGAGGTGAAAAGgagtagaaaattaagaaagGAGGCTGCCGTCAAAGGCTATTTGGATCCTGGAGGAGGGCCACCGATTTCCAGGAAAACTGAGTTACACCTAGTTTGA